One Agelaius phoeniceus isolate bAgePho1 chromosome 7, bAgePho1.hap1, whole genome shotgun sequence DNA segment encodes these proteins:
- the ZNF142 gene encoding zinc finger protein 142 isoform X4, producing MSAAVTVSEAPSREMETLCSELLLPTPGEVGAVGSPGVASAGLAGTPPLAASQELLLAEASMPAEGTHAEGSNVEIFIEAVAGNVTLSNAASATEVLVKVVELYFCERCGQSFSEASLLPQHQCLLLPPQEHLELPGALMASASESQSDPRGSELPGSSTQEGSAPECLLCPVCQEAFLQPGQLKEHFKTHRAPSGALPCPERGCHFTTEDRKELRAHLRHLHGASPVSCACRACPLLFPSRQAMEQHHRTHFPFHCSHCDFITANAKLFWQHRKGHATESPSEMPTTGDPHSLASEGQEEPGDCHPGWKASTAEARPAKPAGTGDSSLKGQKASAGEEDLDSSGDESPEEDGESLCEAEAKEDGKAAPKKVGVPQAQHFKGDVAEGSEYLYKTHMCPECKRCFKKRTHLVEHLHLHFPDPSLQCPNCHKYFTSKSKLKIHMMRETGEKAHRCPLCHYSSVEKNALNRHMASMHEDISNFYSDVYSCPVCEEKFRLSQALKEHLKTHKAEPKRLSCFHGDCSYCAEDRKEFVRHLKDAHGIKAVECKYHACSLLFGTAEAMEAHRKTHYAFHCQQCDFICSNKHVFRKHKKQGHPGSEQLQCSFCPYATFNPVEFHDHVGKMHANEKIHKCTECAFATAHKRVLIRHMLLHTGEKPHKCELCDFTCRDVSYLSKHMLTHSNDKNFMCTECGYITKWKHYLNVHMRKHTGDLRYQCNQCSYRCHRADQLSSHKLRHQGKSLICEVCGFACKRKYELQKHMQAKHSQNYQVPVFQCQYCTYQTKYKQALLNHENCKHTKQKEFRCALCSYCTFSNTSLFFHKRKIHGYVPGDKDWLENYASKELEISSSEALFGYEVGAALHVDASSPLTGKEQWMKEKPSQVECQGEEGYQQVFVVPLLEQDAAPPESSSEAERGEGEQSCPIAGNALEDDCMQGNAATGSAELTVSEDVTESCTLHLEALNVSSDPLLENLTGEACVTQPENMEMLSCKEPPAAYEMLGSQDGLGLEDSGSTLEDIPDFEEEVDVQEDKVVKGSVAVGDNQGKDTLKEDMGRLEGSCSDHKVVADTEERETSQAKLPEAWLSMLKTPEHGHLPVPEDVPTSGDNARGGSESVLKALRKQDKEQAETLVLEGRVQMLVVQSESQVFKCEKCSYITRKEKSMSLHSKASCQSRRAPLVCHECGASFKQQRGLNTHLLKKCPVLLKNNKILKPANQEAPGLCQPADQPGDNGTETAESEKGGSEKSGHAESPREADQLPDKTQAAGIPLVGAQTSGCQASEKSLLGDSTEVAEEPPQQGGRTEPGGAAGASQSGKPSEKYRLEGGKLHCNACSFVCSRVTTITSHVEDGCRNLEQFWCSQCPETFRSRRALKSHCAEKHIVHPEDESQRTELPEGDPLVEKDQTSELPLNAAPPKATLPKRRRFSCPTCPFTCHQERAMKTHKKRGCVTLGEFRCTSCPFTSKVAKALRLHRRLHRKHYSKRPQLQCRQCKFTCKQARCLRQHIRIKHEGVKPHKCRYCEFSTTRRYRLEAHQSLHTGVGRIACGICSQTFGTNSKLRIHRLRVHEKTPTHFCPLCDYSSYLQNDITRHVNSCHHGELNFGCSRCEARFSSETALKQHVLRRHEEKVSYSCPRCDFVCHSEATLKCHVQKQHPHLECSTCKETFATREALEEHKTQHFSHRCELCSFAAKERQQLVRHYMESHEPAAPQDKPLHCPFCDFACRHQLVFDQHMKGHGGTRVYKCSDCEYTTKNRQKITWHIRIHTGEKPYKCHLCKYACADPSRLKYHMRIHKEERKYLCPDCGYKCKWVNQLKYHMTKHTGLKPYRCDECEYCTNRADALRVHKETRHQEARSFICEQCGKAFKTRFLLKTHLKKHSEEKPYVCNACGRAFRWAAGLRHHYLTHTNEHPFFCRYCPYKAKQKFQVIKHIQRHHPEHRAVDPSQGVGKDPSTHTVHLHSVQRESQAKGAPRMEQEGECPSEKDGTAQ from the exons ATGAGCGCAGCAGTGACTGTATCAgaggctcccagcagggagATGGAGACCCTGTGCtcggagctgctcctgcccacacCAGGAGAGGTGGGAGCCGTGGGAAGCCCTGGTGTGGCCAGTGCTGGTCTGGCCGGGACACCCCCGCTGGCTGCCAGCCAGGAGttgctgctggcagaggcaTCGATGCCTGCGGAAGGGACTCACGCTGAAGGAAGCAATGTGGAAATATTCATCGAGGCAGTGGCTGGCAATGTGACACTGAGCAACGCGGCCAGTGCCACAG AGGTTCTGGTCAAAGTTGTGGAGCTGTACTTCTGTGAGAGGTGTGGCCAGAGCTTCTCAGAggcctccctgctgccccagcaccagtgcctgctgctgcccccccaaGAGCACCTGGAACTCCCAGGGGCACTGATGGCTTCTGCCAGCGAGAGCCAGAGTGAtcccaggggctcagagctgcCCGGATCCAGCACacaggagggctctgctccgGAGTGCCTGCTGTGCCCCGTCTGCCAGGAGGCGTTTTTGCAGCCTGGCCAACTCAAGGAGCACTTCAAGACGCACCGTGCCCCGTCGGGAGCCCTTCCCTGTCCCGAGCGGGGCTGCCACTTCACCACAGAGGACCGCAAGGAACTGCGCGCTCACTTGCGCCACCTGCATGGGGCCTCCCCCGTGTCCTGCGCCTGCCGCGCCTGCCCGCTGCTCTTCCCCAGCCGCCAGGCCATGGAGCAGCACCACCGGACACACTTCCCCTTCCACTGCTCCCACTGCGACTTCATCACAGCCAATGCCAAGCTCTTCTGGCAGCACAGGAAGGGTCATGCCACAGAGTCCCCTTCTGAGATGCCCACAACAGGCGACCCTCACAGCCTTG CATCAGAAGGACAGGAGGAGCCAGGTGATTGCCACCCTGGCTGGAaagccagcacagcagaagCAAGGCCAGCAAAGCCTGCAGGTACTGGGGACAGCTCCTTGAAGGGACAGAAAGCATCAGCTGGAGAAGAGGACTTGGACAGCAGTGGGGATGAATCACCAGAGGAGGATGGTGAGAGCCTCTGCGAAGCCGAGGCCAAAGAGGATGGGAAGGCAGCTCCCAAAAAAGTTGGAgtgccacaggcacagcactTCAAAG GGGATGTTGCAGAAGGCTCCGAGTACCTCTACAAAACCCACATGTGCCCTGAATGCAAGCGGTGCTTCAAAAAGCGGACCCACCTGGTGGAGCACCTCCACCTGCACTTCCCTGACCCCAGCCTACAGTGCCCCAACTGCCACAAGTACTTCACCAGCAAAAGCAAGCTGAAAATCCACATGATGCGGGAGACAGGCGAGAAGGCTCATCGCTGCCCACTCTGCCACTACAGCTCAGTGGAGAAGAACGCTCTCAACCGCCACATGGCCAGCATGCATGAGGACATCTCCAACTTCTACTCCGATGTTTACTCCTGCCCCGTCTGTGAGGAGAAGTTTCGACTCAGCCAGGCCCTCAAGGAGCACTTGAAGACTCACAAAGCTGAACCCAAGAGGCTGAGCTGCTTCCACGGGGACTGCAGCTACTGTGCAGAGGACCGTAAGGAGTTTGTCCGTCACCTCAAGGATGCTCATGGCATCAAGGCGGTGGAGTGCAAGTACCatgcctgctccctgctcttTGGCACGGCTGAGGCCATGGAGGCTCACCGGAAAACCCACTACGCCTTCCACTGCCAGCAGTGTGACTTCATCTGCTCCAACAAGCACGTGTTCCGCAAGCACAAGAAGCAGGGCCACCCAGGCAGCGAGCAGCTCCAGTGCAGTTTCTGCCCCTATGCCACTTTCAACCCTGTGGAGTTTCATGACCACGTGGGCAAGATGCACGCCAATGAGAAGATCCACAAGTGCACTGAGTGTGCCTTTGCCACAGCGCACAAGCGGGTGCTCATCCGGCACATGCTGTTGCACACTG GAGAGAAACCTCACAAGTGCGAGCTCTGCGACTTCACGTGCCGGGATGTGAGCTACCTGTCCAAGCACATGCTGACCCACTCCAACGACAAGAACTTCATGTGCACCGAGTGTGGGTACATCACCAAGTGGAAGCACTACCTGAATGTCCACATGCGCAAGCACACTGGAGATCTCCG GTACCAGTGTAACCAGTGCTCGTACCGCTGTCACCGTGCTGACCAGCTGAGCAGCCACAAGCTGCGGCACCAGGGCAAAAGCCTGATCTGCGAGGTGTGCGGCTTCGCCTGCAAGCGCAAGTACGAGCTGCAGAAGCACATGCAGGCGAAGCACTCGCAGAACTACCAGGTTCCTGTCTTCCAGTGCCAGTACTGCACCTACCAGACCAAGTACAAGCAGGCGCTGCTGAACCATGAGAATTGCAAGCACACCAAGCAGAAGGAGTTtcgctgtgccctctgttcatACTGCACCTTCAGTAACACCAGCCTCTTCTTCCATAAGCGCAAGATTCATGGCTACGTTCCTGGTGACAAGGACTGGCTGGAAAATTACGCCAGCAAGGAGCTGGAGATCAGCTCATCTGAGGCACTCTTTGGCTATGAGGTCGGTGCAGCCCTGCACGTGGATGCCAGTTCCCCCCTCACTGGCAAAGAGCAGTGGATGAAGGAGAAGCCATCCCAGGTGGAGTGCCAGGGAGAAGAGGGCTACCAGCAAGTGTTCGTGGTGCCTCTCCTTGAGCAGGATGCTGCTCCACCAGAGAGCAGCAGCGAGGCAGAGAGAGGCgagggggagcagagctgtcctATTGCTGGCAATGCCCTGGAAGATGACTGCATGCAAGGAAATGCTGCCACAGGCTCTGCTGAGCTCACCGTTTCTGAAGATGTGACTGAGAGCTGCACCTTGCACTTGGAGGCACTGAATGTCTCATCTGACCCTCTCCTGGAGAACTTGACTGGAGAGGCCTGTGTGACTCAGCCAGAGAACATGGAAATGCTGTCCTGCAAGGAGCCTCCTGCAGCCTATGAAATGCTGGGCTCCCAGGATGGCCTTGGCTTGGAGGACAGTGGCAGTACACTCGAAGACATCCCAGACTTTGAGGAAGAGGTAGATGTACAGGAAGACAAGGTGGTGAAGGGCAGTGTAGCAGTAGGAGACAACCAGGGAAAAGACACCCTAAAGGAGGACATGGGCCGCCTTGAGGGGTCATGCTCAGACCACAAGGTCGTGGCAGACACTGAGGAGAGAGAGACCAGCCAAGCCAAGCTGCCAGAGGCCTGGCTCAGCATGCTGAAGACACCTGAACACGGCCACCTGCCTGTCCCAGAGGATGTGCCCACCTCTGGTGACAATGCCAGGGGCGGCTCGGAATCAGTGCTGAAGGCTCTGCGGAAGCAGGACAAAGAGCAGGCAGAGACACTGGTACTGGAGGGCAGGGTGCAGATGCTGGTGGTGCAGTCGGAGAGCCAGGTCTTTAAGTGTGAGAAGTGCTCGTACATCACACGGAAGGAGAAATCCATGTCCTTGCACTCCAAAGCCAGCTGCCAGAGCCGCCGGGCCCCGCTTGTGTGCCATGAGTGTGGTGCCAGCTTTAAGCAGCAGAGGGGACTCAACACCCACCTCCTAAAGAAGTGCCCTGTTCTCCTGAAGAACAACAAGATCCTCAAACCAGCCAATCAGGAGGCACCTGGACTGTGCCAACCTGCTGACCAGCCTGGTGATAATGGTACAGAAACAGCAGAGAGTGAGAAGGGAGGCTCAGAGAAGTCTGGGCATGCTGAGAGCCCTCGGGAAGCTGACCAGCTACCTGATAAAACACAAGCAGCAGGCATTCCTTTGGTTGGGGCACAGACATCAGGCTGTCAAGCCTCTGAGAAATCCCTGCTGGGTGACAGCACAGAGGTGGCAGAAGAGCCTCCCCAGCAAGGGGGTAGGACTGAGCCaggtggagctgctggtgcctccCAGTCTGGGAAACCCTCAGAGAAATACCGACTGGAGGGAGGGAAGCTGCACTGCAATGCCTGCTCCTTTGTGTGCTCCCGTGTCACCACCATCACCTCCCACGTGGAGGATGGCTGCCGGAACCTGGAGCAGTTCtggtgctcccagtgccctgaAACCTTCCGCTCCCGGCGGGCCCTCAAGAGCCATTGTGCTGAAAAGCACATCGTGCATCCTGAGGATGAATCCCAAAGGACTGAACTCCCTGAGGGGGACCCACTGGTTGAGAAAGACCAGACTAGTGAGCTCCCACTGAATGCAGCCCCACCAAAAGCCACCCTGCCCAAGAGGAGGCGTTTCTCCTGCCCCACCTGCCCCTTCACCTGCCACCAGGAAAGGGCCATGAAGACTCACAAGAAGAGGGGCTGCGTGACCCTGGGTGAGTTTCgctgcacctcctgccccttcaCCTCCAAGGTGGCCAAAGCCCTGCGGTTGCACCGCAGGCTGCACCGCAAGCATTACAGCAAGCGGCCGCAGCTGCAGTGCCGCCAGTGCAAGTTCACCTGCAAGCAGGCCCGGTGCCTGCGGCAGCACATCCGCATCAAGCACGAGGGGGTGAAGCCGCACAAGTGCCGCTACTGCGAGTTCAGCACCACGCGGCGCTACCGCCTGGaggcccaccagtccctgcacACTGGCGTGGGGCGCATCGCCTGCGGCATCTGCAGCCAGACCTTCGGCACCAACTCCAAGCTGCGCATCCACCGCCTGCGCGTGCACGAGAAGACGCCCACCCACTTCTGCCCGCTCTGCGACTACAGCAGCTACCTGCAGAACGACATCACCCGCCACGTCAACAGCTGCCACCACGGCGAGCTCAACTTCGGCTGCTCCCGCTGTGAGGCTCGCTTCAGTTCTGAGACGGCCCTCAAGCAGCACGTCCTGCGCCGGCACGAGGAGAAGGTTTCCTACAGCTGCCCACGCTGTGACTTCGTGTGTCACAGTGAGGCCACGCTCAAGTGCCACGTGCAGAAGCAGCACCCACACCTGGAGTGCAGCACCTGCAAGGAGACCTTCGCCACCCGGGAGGCACTGGAGGAGCACAAGACGCAGCATTTCAGCCACCGCTGTGAGCTGTGCAGCTTTGCAGCCAAGGAGCGGCAGCAGCTGGTGCGGCATTACATGGAGAGTCACGAGCCGGCTGCCCCCCAGGACAAACCCCTGCACTGCCCTTTCTGTGACTTTGCCTGCCGGCACCAGCTTGTGTTTGACCAGCACATGAAGGGCCATGGGGGCACCCGTGTGTACAAGTGCTCAGACTGTGAGTACACCACCAAGAACAGGCAAAAGATCACGTGGCACATCCGCATCCACACTGGtgagaagccctacaagtgccATCTCTGTAAATACGCCTGTGCTGACCCCTCACGTCTCAAG TATCACATGCGGATCCacaaggaggagaggaaatacctctgccctgactgcggCTACAAATGCAAGTGGGTGAACCAGCTCAAGTACCACATGACAAAGCACACTG GCCTGAAGCCATACCGGTGCGATGAGTGCGAGTACTGCACCAACCGCGCGGACGCCCTGCGGGTGCACAAGGAGACGCGGCACCAGGAGGCCCGTTCCTTCATCTGCGAGCAGTGTGGCAAGGCCTTCAAGACGCGCTTTCTCCTCAAGACCCACCTGAAGAAGCACAGCGAGGAGAAGCCCTACGTGTGCAATGCCTGCGGGCGGGCTTTCCGCTGGGCAGCTGGCCTGCGCCACCACTACCTGACCCACACCAACGAGCACCCCTTCTTCTGCCGCTACTGCCCCTACAAGGCCAAGCAGAAGTTCCAGGTCATCAAACACATCCAGCGGCATcaccctgagcacagggctgttGACCCTAGCCAGGGGGTGGGAAAGGACCCCAGCACACACACCGTCCACCTTCACAGCGTGCAGAGGGAGAGCCAGGCCAAGGGGGCCCCCAGGATGGAGCAAGAAGGCGAGTGCCCTTCAGAGAAGGATGGCACAGCACAGTGA